The following is a genomic window from Mycolicibacterium sp. TY81.
TGAGTGTGACTACTCAGACCCGCCCGCGACCACCGCGACGTCGGCGGCACCGTCATGCTGCCCGACGAACCGGCGAATGCGGGCCACCGCGAACACGATGCACAGCACCACGAGCGTGGGGCCGGTCGCGACGATGACGAACTGCGAGATGTCGACCGGGTAGTTGAAGATCATGTACAGCGCGAAGACGGGATAGAAACCGCAGAGGAGCCCGAGCCCGACGCACAGCTGCGTGTGCAGCCGGTGCCAGTCCTGGATGCTCTGCTCGGTCCAGCCGCGTTCGGGCAGGGCCGGCTCGGCGAGCGCGGGGGAGATGACGCCGGCCATCTTCTTCGAATTCGGTTTGCGCAGCAGCCCGCTGATGGCGAACGACCACACCAGCAGCGACATGGGGACGAGCTCGAGGGCCTGCACGATGCGCGGGTTCTTGGTGGTCAGCGCGATGATCAGCGAGCACGCGGCGCCGACGATCACCACGACGTTCGCGGGCTCGACCTTGCGCTTGCGCACCATGGTCAGGACCCCCTGCGCGGCGGCGGTGATGATCGCCCCGACCAGCGCCAGATACGGCTCGAAGTCGAACACACGCAGCACGTAGTACGCGATCAGCGGTGGAATGGTGTTGATCGCCGTGTTGACGATGTACTCGCGCAGGGTCTTCGGGGTATCGGACATGGAAGCTGGCTCCTAGCGGGGGTTGGCTTATCTCGCGAGCAGACGTAAAACTGTCGATATCTGGCGAAATTCGACAGTTTTGAGTCTGCTCGCGAGGGATTTCATGGTCAGGCGGATGTGGCGGCCGCGATGGCCCGGCTGATGGCCTTC
Proteins encoded in this region:
- a CDS encoding VC0807 family protein; its protein translation is MSDTPKTLREYIVNTAINTIPPLIAYYVLRVFDFEPYLALVGAIITAAAQGVLTMVRKRKVEPANVVVIVGAACSLIIALTTKNPRIVQALELVPMSLLVWSFAISGLLRKPNSKKMAGVISPALAEPALPERGWTEQSIQDWHRLHTQLCVGLGLLCGFYPVFALYMIFNYPVDISQFVIVATGPTLVVLCIVFAVARIRRFVGQHDGAADVAVVAGGSE